Below is a window of Thermodesulfomicrobium sp. WS DNA.
GTCCCCCATCCCTTCTGGTGCGTCTGCTTACCTGCTGCGTCGTGAGCCTGGCCATCACCATCATGGGCGGAGGGCTCTTCGTTCTTCTCTTCCATCCAGAAATCACGTTTTCCAGCATCCAACCCCAAGAATCCATTACCCTTCTCGAACATCAGCCTGCCTCGCAAGAGCAGGTCTTCACTGCCGCGGCGTCTCAAGAACAACCGAACGCCGCCGCCCAAGCCGATGTCCCCTCCGAACCCGCACTGCAGGAGCCGGAACTCACCCGTATCGTTCGGGAGATTGAGCAGGGGGATACCCCCACTTCCCTCCTCGCCGAACATCTCGCTTTGGAGCATATCTACTCGTTATGTAGCGCCAGCCAAAAGGTTTATTCTTTGGAGCAACTCCGGGCAGGGCACCCCTTGGTGATGCTGCTGGAAGGAGAAAAACTGGTGGGACTGGAGTACGAAATCGATGCCAACGAACGGCTGGTGGTCAACCTTCAGGGAGACAATCCGGAGATCCGCAAGGAGTCCATTCCGTACGAAGTGCGCCAGGAAACCATCGTCGGGACTATCGATGGCTCCCTGTGGAACACCATGCAAGTCTTGGGGGAGCAGCCGGAGCTCATTGTCCGTCTCGCCAATCTTTTCAGTTGGGATATCGATTTCCATCGAGAGATCCAGCCTGGCGATTCCTTCCAGCTCATTGTGGACAAACGTTTTCGAGACGGGAAATTTGCCGGATACGGGGATATTCACGCCGCCAGCTTCACCAATGCAGGCACTACGTATTATGCCTTCCATTACACGACCAGCAGCGGTGAATCCGGATACTATGATGCACAGGGAAGATCCCTACGCAAGGACTTCTTGCGCGCTCCATTGCCTTTTCTCAAAGTTTCTTCTGCCTACTCCATGAATCGCCTTCACCCCATTTTAGGCTACCGCAGACCACATCAAGGCGTCGATTACTCCGCCCCAAAAGGGACACCCATTTTTGCGGTTGCTGATGGGACGATCGTTGCACGAGGCTATAATGGTTCCCAAGGAAATTTTATTGTTCTTCGCCATGCTGGAGAAATGAAGACCGTGTATAACCATATGAGCAAGTTTAATCCAAATTATCAAAAAGGTACTCATGTCAAACAGGGTGCGGTGATTGGATACGTAGGAAGTACTGGATATGCCACTGGTCCGCATCTCGACTTTCGCATGCAGATTGGAAATAAGTACATCAACCCTCAAGAATACTATAAAAAGCACAAGACAACGCCGTCCAAAGTCTTGGCCGCAAAAGAGTTGGCCCGCTTTCGGGAGCACATCACGATGTGGCAGGCGGAGCTTCAGCGCCGCGCCACCGCCATTGCGCAAACGCAAACGCCGCAGCCCTAGTCATTCCGGAGCCATCGCCAGGCGGGGAGACGCAACACGTTCCACGTGCGCCGCAAGGCCAGGCCCACTGCGAGACAGGCCCCTGCCAGCGGGATGAGCACCGCCTGTTGGGCATGCCAGCGAAACCCAAGGTGGAGCAGCCCCTCCACCACCGCCTGGGACGCGAGTGTTGCGATGCCCATGGCCATCCCGCTCGCCACGAGTGCTGCGAGCACAAACTCCACCGCAAGGATGCGCACCGTTTGCAGGCGGGTGGCACCGCACACCTTATAGACCACGGCTTCAAAATGCCGCGCCTCTTGGTCCGCGGCAAAACTTCCCATGAGCACCATAAGGCCCACCACCACGGCAAGTCCCCCCAAAAGTGCCATGGCAAGACCCAAACGCCCCACCACGGTGCTCACTTCCGCAAGGATGCGCCGCACATCCACGATGGCCACTTGAGGAAATGCGCGCGCGATAGCGGTAAAAACCGTTTCCGCAGCCTCTGGGGGGGCCTGGATGGTGCCGAGCAGCGTCCGTGGGGCGGCCTCGAGCACCCCTGGGGCGAAAATGATGGCGAATTGGAGATTCAAAGTAGTCCAGTCCACCTGGCGCACGCTCATGATGGACGCCTCCACCTCGCGGCCCAAGATATTGAAGCGCAGCCGATCCCCCACCTGCACGCCGAAACCTTGGGCCAAATCCGCGGTGATGGAGACACGGGGCTCGGCAACGGTGGCATTGGGCGTCCACCATACCCCAGCCACGAGGGTGCTGCCTTCCGGGAGGGCCAGCGCCGAGGTGAGCATCCGGTCCGATCGGACCGCCCACTGCACTTCCGGGGCAATGGGAACAGTCTCCACTTCCTGGCCGCGGATATGGGTGATGCGGCCACGTACCACCGGCTGCAAGCGGACGCGCTCTGCCCCGGCGGCATGGGCCACTTGACGGAAGTGGTCCTCTTCGTGCGGCGGCACGTCGAGCACGAAAAAGCTGGGGGCCTGCCGAGCGATCTCTTCTCCAAGGGAAGCGCCTAAGGAATCCGTCACCAAACGCACCGCCCCGAGCATGCCGAGTCCCAACCCTAAGACGAGCACCAAACGGGGCCCTGATGCCCCAGGGCGGGCCATGTTGGCCATGGCCAGGCGCCAGGTGGGCCAAGGAAGGCTCCGGCCCAAGCGGGCCGCGGCGCGCACCCCCATGGCCGCAAGCCAGAGCACGGCAAAGCTTGCCCCCACGCCAAGCACAAACCATACCCCCAAACGGAGACGGTCGGCCAGAAGCAGGACCACCATCGCAAGGGCCGCCGCTCCCACGACTATCGTCCCCCAGGCCCACAAGGGCGCCTTACGGGCAAACCCCACCCCACGTGCACTCTGCCGGAATACTACCGCTGCCGGCACCGCCACTGCGCGGCCCAAAGGCAGGGCCGCGAATACGGCCAGGATACAGAGCCCACAGGTGGCGCCCAGCAGCATGGGGGAAAAATACCAGCCCGGGACCACCACCGGCACGCCCCACGCCGCAAGGAGCCACGGCGTGCACGCACCGAGAACCACCCCCGCGGCGATGGCAAGCCCGCCCATCAAGAGCACAGATCCCCCGTGCACCACCAGGAGCACCCGGGTCGAAGCACCCAGCGCCTTCCACACCGCAAGTTCCAGCAGCCGGGAAGCCATGTGTGCGCGCACCCCGCTTGCCACCCCGAGGCCGCCCACCAAAAGGATCCCCAATGCCACGAAGGAGCTTACGGTGCGCAGGCGCTCAAGTAGCGTTTCCATGCGGCCGGAGGCGCGCGTGAAAGGCCGTACCCGCCATCCCGAATCCCCGATGGCGACGATCTCGTGGGCCACTGCTTCGGCGCGGGAGGCATCGGGCAGGCGCAGGGCATAGGTGCTCTGAAAAAGACTCCCAGGAACGAGGAGGCCGGTGAGCTCGAGGGCTTTGCGGGAGAGTATGACCCGCGGCCCCAAGGTGAAGAGATCCAAGGATCTGCCCGGCTCCTTTTCGATAATGCCAGCGACGGTAAGCCAGGAGTTCCCCAAGCGCACACGCTCTCCCACTCGCGCCCCGAGACGTGTCAGGACTTCGGCGTCCACCATCACGCTTTCCGGAGACATCTCCGCGCCGGTCACGTTTCCGCGGCCGGCGATGGTGAGGCTCCCGTAGAGGGGATAGGTCTCGTCCACTGCCTTGGCTTCCACCAGCGTGCTCTTTTCTTGGCTGTGGAGCATGGTGCGTACGGTGGTGGTGTGGCCAAGGGTCCCGTAGGCCGCAATGCGCTCGAGCTCCTGCGGGGAAAGGGTTCGCGATGTCAGCTCAATGGCGACGTCTCCGCCCAAAATTTCTCGCGCGTCCAGCTCCAGGGCCTGGCGTATCGACGCCGCAGTGGTCCCGATGGCGGTCATGGCCGCCACGCCGATGGCCAGGCTCACGAGCACCCAGCGGCTGCCGCGCATCCCTCGCCGCCATTCCCGCAGGCACCAGGCAAGGATCGGGGTCATACGTCCTCCATGCGGCCGCCCGCCAAACGCATGCGGCGTTGGCAACGGGCCGCTAACGCAGGATCATGGGTCACCAAAAGGAGCGTGGTGCCATGCTCCTCATGCAGGGCAAAAAGCAGTTCCATGACCCGCGCGCCGGTGGCGGCGTCCAGGTTTCCAGTGGGTTCATCGGCGAGGATCAGGGCGGGGCCGCCGGCAAAGGCGCGGGCCACCGCCACCCGCTGCTGCTCTCCGCCGGAAAGTTGGGAAGGCAGATGATGCAGCCGGTGCTCCAGCCCCACCTGGATAAGGGCCTGTCTGGCCCGCTTGCGGGCATCGCTCACCCCGGCCAGTTCCAAGGGCAGGGCAACGTTGTCTTCCGCGCTCAAGGCAGGAAGGAGGAGGAAGTTTTGGAACACAATCCCCACGTACTGCTGCCGGAAGCGGGCCAGCCCGTCTTCACCCATGCTGGAGAGGTCATGGCCGGCCACATGGATGCTCCCTGCGCTCGGGCGCTCCAGGCCGGAAAGCAGCATCAAAAGCGAGGTCTTGCCCGAACCCGAAGGGCCAACTACGGCCACACTCTCGCCGGATTCCACCTGAAAACTGAGGTTCTGAAGTACGTTGACCGGCGCAGCGCCGGAAATTAGAGTCAAACTGAGATCATGTACGGTGATCATGGGGGTATGCATGCGTCTTTTCTCCGTATTTTCCGCACTTGGCGTTATGCTGGCAGCAACTCCGGCCCTTGCAGGGGGCATCACAATCCTCGCCATGGGCGATAGCCTCACCGCAGGATATGGCCTGCCACCTTCGCAATCCTTCCCTGCAGTACTCGAACGAAAGCTCGTTTCCCGCGGCTGGGAGGTGCGCATCATCAACGCCGGGGTTTCCGGGGACACCTCGGCAGGGGGACGTAGCCGTATGGCCTGGGCTCTCGCGGATAAACCCCAACTGGTTATCCTCGCCCTCGGGGCCAATGACGCCCTGCGCGGCCTTCCCCCCCAGGCCCTGCGCGACAACCTGGAGGCCATAATCCAGGCCGCCCTCGCAGCCGATGCCCGGGTGCTCTTGGTGGGGATGTATGCCCCCCGCAATTGGGACGCCGACTACCAACAGCGTTTCAACGCCGTGTATCCCGAGCTTGCCCAGCGCTACGGCCTTGCCCTGTATCCCTTTTTTCTCGAAGGCGTCTACGGGCATCCTGAGCTTTTGTTGGAAGACGGCATCCACCCCAACGCCGCTGGCGTCGAGCGCATGGTGGCCGGGGTTTTGCCTTTGGTGGAAGCGGAACTCAAGCACCTGCTGCCCGAAGCAGGGACGCCGGCAGGTCGTCCGTAATGACCGCGTCCAGCACTGCGCCCTTCTGGCGCTGGCGCCCTTCTTTCCTGGACACCGCGGTGCCGCCCATTGGCCCGTACACTCCGCCAGCAGGGCTGGACGTGGTTTACGAAGACCAGGATATGGCCATCATCCACAAACCGGCAGGGATTCTCAGCGTCCCCGGCCGGGATCCGGCTTTTGCCGACAGCATTCTCACGCGGGTGCGGCAGCACCATCCCCATGCCCAGGCCGTGAACCGCCTGGATCTGCCCACCTCCGGACTTGTGGTGGTGGCCCTGCGCCGCAAGGCGGAAAGCCATCTCAAGTCCCAATTTCGGCAGCGGCAGGTGACCAAGGCGTATCTGGCGGTGGCTGCCGGCCGCGTGCAGGCCCCCCATGGCCACATCACCTTGCCCATGCGCTGCGACTTCCCCCGCCGCCCCATGCAGACCATCTGCTTGCAGCTGGGCAAGCCTGCCTGGACCGAATTCACGGTACTTGAGTACTTCCGCGATGCCACATTGCTTCTGCTAATCCCACACACCGGCAGGTCCCACCAACTGCGCCTACACCTGGCGGCCATAGACCATCCGCTCCTGGGAGACTCTTTCTACGCCCCGCCCGCAGTGGCCAAGGCTGCGCCGCGCCTGCTTTTGCACGCAGCAATCTTAGGGCTCCGACATCCCTACCGCGAGCAGTGGATGTGCTTTACCGCGCCTTGCCCTTTTGCCCCGCAAGTGCGCCTGCCGATGCCAGCGCCCCAGGCAGGTCCGTGGATGCCCCAGGAAGCGGAGATGGCCGCAACCAGCGCCAATGCGTAGCCGATGCAGTCAACATCGGGGCCGCAGAACCCTTGGCGGTGCGGCGGCTCCAGCGTGTCTACTGCACTTTTCCTTCGATGACCGTGACGCCGTGCGGCGGGGTAAAGGTAAACGCTTTGGGGTCCACCGCAGCATCCGTCTCAATGGCTTTGAGCTCAAGGGCATTGGTATTGCCGAAAAAATCCACGATGCTGATACGTTCGAGCAGTCCATCGTCGGGACGGATCCATACCCGCGCAAAGGTCAGTCCCGGCTCAGGTTCCTTGGGAGTGAGCTCCAAGAGATGCAGCCCGGCATCCATGCCTTTGTCGGTGATCATAAAATCTTCTTTGAGATTGGCCTCACCAGAGAGAAAACGCAGCATCGTCTTGGACTGAAAGATTTGCTCTACGGTGTATCGGTACACAACGCCGTCTTCTGGCAAATACTCCCACACTATTTTTGGACCGACAATCAACACTTCTTCCTCAGGACTCGTTGTCTCCCATCGCAAAAGCTTGGGTTTTGCAAAAACGATGGAACCGAGACGCTCTTCGGTCTTTTTTGTGGCCGCGTTGGTAAGGTTCTGGGTGAAGAAGGCGCGGAATGAATGTAATGTTTCATAGCGCTTTTGAAACATCTCTGTGATATCCGAGGCAAGTGCCAAAGCAGGAAAAATCATGCTGTAAAGAAATATTCCGAGAATTCGCATAGACTGCTCCTAGAATCTCAAGTTGCCTTCAAAAAAGAGAAAAGATAAGGGGCTGGACTTGTCTTTCCCCTGCAAACCACCACCGCCATGCCCAAAGAAAAACCTTCGTTTCGCAACGCCGTCCCGGCCCTGCTTCTGCTGACCGGAGTGTTTTTTGTCAATTTTCTCGCCCGCACGGTGCTGGGGCCACTGCTTCTGCCCACAAGCGAGCGCCTGGGCGTGAGCCTTGCCACTGCGGCGCAGGCATTCGTGGCCCTGTCGGTGGGCTACAGTGTGGCCGTGTTCGGTGCGGGCTTCCTCTCCAGCCGCATCGGCCACCACCGCACCATTTGCCTGTGCCTTGTCCTTTTGGGAGGGAGCCTGCTTGGCCTCTCCAGGACCACAACCCTGGGTGGACTTCTTGCCTGGGTACTGATCTTGGGCCTGGGGGCAGGGCTCTACATGCCGTCCGGCGTGACCACCATCACTACCGTCACCCCACCGTCCGGCTGGAGCCGGGCCTTTGCCCTGCACGAGATGGCGCCCAATCTTTCCTTCGTCCTGGCCCCATTCGTCGTGGAATTAGCCGACCGCTTAGGGGCTGCCAGCATGACCTTTGCCTGGATCGGCTGGGCGAGCCTCGCCATGGGTGCACTCTACCTGTGGTGCGGACCCCGCATCGAGCGCCTTGGGGTAGCGCCGCACCTTGCTGCCTTGCGGCCGCTCGTGCAGAATCTTTCCTTTTGGGCGGTGGTGATGCTTTTTGTCATCACCGTGGGGGTGGAAGTCGGGGTCTATAGCGTCGTTCCCGCCTACCTGGTCCATGACCGAGGGCTTGGCGAGGCAGAGGCCAATATGTTTTTGGGCGCCTCCCGCGTCGTGTCTCTGGCGGTGCTCCCCTGGATGGGATGGATCACCGAACGCTTAGGCTTGGTGCGCACCCTTACGGTGTGCATGCTCGGGGTGAGCCTTACCACATGCGTGGCAGGGGCAGGCCCTTTGCCCGTAAGTCTTGCCCTGCTCACGCTACAGCCGCTTTTGGCCGTATGTTTCTTTCCTGTAGGGTTTGCGGTTTTGGCCCAGGTGGTCCGAAGGGAAGAAAGCGACCTCAGCGTCTCGTTGGCGGTCACCTGCACTTCTCTTTTGGGCTCTGGACTGCTTCCCGCCACCTTGGCTGCCTGGGGTGAGCACGCAGGCTTTGCCTGGGCCTTTTTTGGCTTCGGCATGGCGAGCCTTGCGGGAAGTACCATCGCCCTGCTCTCTCTGTGGCGTCACCAAGGGCACACGTTGACGGTCAAACCGTAAGCGCACGACCCATCGTCCGGCAAAGCCGTGCAGCCATCCCAAAGGCAGGCGTCCACTTGCCTCCCTACACCGGCGGATTCAGGGCACGAGCGAGCTCTTCTTCGTCCATGACAAAACCCTGTTCGGCCCCCGGAAACGTGCCTTGGCGTACCTGTTCGGCAAAGGTGGCAATACCCTTCGTGGCCAGAGTGCCCAAGTCCGCATAGCGGTACACAAACTTGGGTGCCTGCCGGGGGTACATGCCGAGAAGATCATGCCATACGAGCACCTGGCCGTCGCAATGAGGGCCTGCGCCGATGCCGATGGTCGGGATGTGCAGCCGCTCGGTGATGACGCGAGCAAGAGGGATGGGGACGCACTCCAAAACCACCATAAAGGCCCCGGCAGCCTCGAGGCTCTTGGCGTCTTCCAGCAATGCCCGGGCCTGAGCCGCAGTTTTGCCTTGCACGCGAAACCCACCCAAGGCCGTGGCCGATTGCGGGGTCAGGCCAATATGGCCGCACACCGGCACGCCGGCACGCACGATGGCCTCCACATGGACGGCCACATTGCGGCCACCCTCCAGCTTGACCGCGTGGCAGCCGCCTTCTTGCACCAGGCGGCCAGCCCGCTCCACGGCGCAGGCTACGGAACTCGTGCTCCAAAAGGGAAGATCGCCCACGATAAAGGTATCCGTGGCCCCGCGCCGCACTGCCTGGGTGTGGCGAACCATATCGTCCATGGTCACCGGCACCGTGGAGTCATGGCCAAGCACCACCATGCCCACGGAGTCGCCCACCAAGATGAGATCCACCCCGGCCTGTTCTGCAAAATATGCGGATGGATAGTCATAGGCTGTCACCATGACGAGCTTATGACCCTGGACCTTGGCCTGGGCGAACTCCAGCACGCCTTTCATGGCCGCACCTCGTGGACGACATTGTGGCGATCCACCAGCACCACCCGCGGCTGATGCTGGATCATCTCTTCCAGAGTCATCTGGGCATAGGCCGCGATGATGAGTAGATCCCCAGGCATGGCCAAACGGGCGGCCGCGCCATTGACGAGAATCTCTTGGTCATTTCCTGCAATGGCATAGGTGGAGAACCGGGCCCCAGTGGTTACGTTGTACACATCCACCCGCTCATTCGGCACGATTCCAGAAACCTCCAGCAATTTTGGACAAATGGCAATGGAACCTTCGTAATCCAGGCAGCTTCCGGTCACCGTGACCCGGTGCAGTTTCGCCCATAACATGGTTCGGAGCATACAAGTATCCTTAAGGGAGTGCACTCCCGAGGTGGTGATGTGGGGTGTTATCCAATGCAAAGGTTATCGATGAGACGTGCCTTGCCCAGAAAAAGCGCCACTGCTGCCAAGGTGGGCGGCTCCACCTGGGTGCGTGGCACCAAGGTGTCTGGATGGACGATCTCTAGGTAGTCGAGCCTGCCGAGGGGCAGATGCTCGGCAAGATAGCGCAGGCCGGCTCCTTTCAGGGCGTCCACATTCCGCTCTCCACCCGCCACACGCTGGCGGAGATTCTGGAGCATGGCAAAAAGGGCCGGGGCCTGGGCGCGTTCTTCGGCCGTCAAATAGACATTGCGTGAGCTCATGGCCAGCCCGTCGGGCTCCCGCACGGTGGGGCAACCGACGATCTCCACCGGACAGGAGAGGTGGCGCACCATGGCGCGGATGACGGCTAGTTGCTGCCAGTCCTTCTCGCCAAAAAAGGCGACATGCGGCTGCACGATCCAGAAAAGTTTGGTCACCACCGTGGCGACTCCCCGAAAATGCCCGGGCCGTGATGCCCCGCAAAGTCCCTGGGAGAGATGCGGCACTTCCACCCAGGTGTCGTGGTCTGGGGTGTACATATCCTGCGCTTGCGGACAAAAAACGAGGTCCACGCCGTGCGCTTGCGCCAAGGCCAGATCGTTTTCGAGGTTGCGCGGGTAGCGCTCCAGGTCTTCGTTCGGGCCAAATTGCGTGGGATTCACAAAGATGGAGGCCACCACCTTGGAGCACCGCTGCCGGGCGGCATCAAGCAGGCTCACGTGTCCTGCGTGCCAATATCCCATGGTAGGGACGAAGCCCACCTGCTGCCCATGGCAGCGCCACTGCATGACCTCTTCACGGACAGCGTCGGGATGGCGCAGAATCTTCATGCCCTCTCCCCTCCCTCTTGTTTGCGCGTGGAAAGCGGCTCTTGAGCGGTCCACAATTCATGCAGCTCTATGTCCAACGCCCGCGTGGACAGGAAGATTTCCATGGCCGAAACCACCAAGGATGCCATAAGCAGGACGAGACTTGCGGCGAATACCCATTTTCCGAGAACGAACCATCCTTCAAAGAGGAAAAACATGCACACCACGCAACATAGCAGGCTCAAGATGCCCAAAAGTTGCATCAGGCGGATGAGTCGCACCCTGCCGAGAAGACTTGCGATTTGTTGACGCACTCCAGATGCCTGTTCATGCCGGTAGCGGTCGTACAGGGAGCGGATACGTGTGGACAGGGCCAAAAAACGGTTCGTATAAGCTAAGAGCAGCAACGAGAGCGTCGAAAACAGCAGTGCAGGGGTAGTCAGGGTGATTTCCATGATACCGACCTTGTTGGGATGGAAAAAATCGGGGGCTACCTAAAGGGGAACGGTGGTATTGTCCAGACGCGCGCCTTCGTCATTGGCGATCAGGCGGCGCCAATAGGCAAAGACCAGACAGGTGAGCGGCAGGGCGAGGAGCAGGCCCAAAAACCCCAGCAAACTGCCCCATACGGAAAGGGAGAGCAGCATCCACGCTGGGGAGAGCCCCATGGCCTTGCCCAAAAAGCGCGGCACCAGCACCATATCCTGAATGGCCTGGACAACGGCAAAGACCACCAGCACGAGCCCCAACACCGTCCAAAACGACGTCCCGGTCTCCAGGGCGTGTACCCCGGCCAACAGCACGGCAGGCACAAATCCTACCATCTGGAGATAGGGCACCATGTTGAGCAGACCCAGAAAGAGCCCCAGGACCACGGCCAAAGGCAGCCCGATGAGACCGAAACCAATGGCAAAAAGGATGCCCACGGTGCCGGCCACCAGGGCTTGGCCGCGGAAATAGCGGCTCATGGCGGTATCGAATTCCGCAAGAAATTCGAGTACCGGCTGCCGCCAGGCCGCAGGAAGCACGGCGTGCCAGCGCTGGCGCAACGAGTGGAAATCCAAGAGCAAGAACACGGTGTAGAGCCCAATGACCAGCACCACGGCCACGGCCATGACCATGCTGTAGGCGCCGCTGATCAGCCCCATGATCCCAGGAACGATACGGCGAAGCGCTCCTTGGGCCATGGAGAGCACACTATCACTGCGCAAGAAGTCCTGCACTTCGGGGCTGGTCAAGACACCGCGCACAGCTTCCCAGACGTCGGGAGGGAGCCGCTTGGCGGCCTCGGCGGCCAGGCGGGAGTTGGAGAGCATCTCTTGGGCCAGTCGTGCCATATGCGCGACTTCCCGGGCGATCATCGGGGTGATGAGCGCTCCAGCCAAGACCAATGCCACGATGGCGCCCAAAAGCACCACGGCAATGGCCACGCTCCGATAGCGCACCCGCGCCTCCACCCACCCTACCAGAGGATCGAGGACGTAGGCCAAAAGCAACCCGATAAGAAAAGGAATGATCGCGTCACTGAGCGCCCCCAGCAGCCGGACTGCGCCCCAAATCACGGCAGCGGCCAAGGCCAGGCGCACGGTGCGATCAAAGGTCCACGGCTCACGACCGAGCATCGTTCCTCCAGGGTCTCACTTGACAGCTTCCGATGGCCTCTTACCTATCGAGGCAGCACACCCTACCCCGTTGGAGGAACACATCCATGACGCAAACGCAAGAGATGGAATTCAAGACCGAGATTCGACAGCTTTTGGAGATCATCACGCATTCCATCTATACCAGCCGAGAGATCTTCCTGCGCGAGCTCATCTCCAACGCCTCGGACGCATTGGACAAGCTGCGCTTCGAACAGGCCCGCGGCGCCGACATTGAAGACCCAGACGCCGAACTCGCCATCCGCGTCACCACCGACGCCGACGCTCGCTCCATCACCATCACCGACACCGGTATCGGCATGACCCAAGAGGAGGTCATCACCAACATCGGCACCATCGCCCATTCCGGGACCGCAGCATTTCTCGCCAAGGCCAAGGAAAGCGGCGCGGACGCCTCCACCCTCATCGGCCGCTTTGGGGTGGGCTTTTACTCGGTCTTCATGGTGGCAGAGCGCGTGGTCCTGCGCACCCGTTCGGCTACGCCCAATGCCAAGCCCGTGGAATGGATTTCCACCGGTCAGGGCTCCTACTCCATCCGCGAACTCGATGAGGCCCTGCCCCGTGGCACCTCCATCCACATCCACCTCAAGGAAGACGCCGCCGAGTTCGCAAACAAAGACCGCCTGGCAGCCATCATCAAAAAGCACTCCAATTTCGTCTCGTTTCCGGTGTATGTGGATGGCGAGAAGGTGAATACCGTACCGGCCCTGTGGCGGGAAAACAAGTTTTCCATCACCAAGGAACAGTATAGCGAATTTTATCGCTTCCTCACCCTGGATTCCGAAGACCCGACACATACCATTCACATCAATGTCGATGCGCCGGTGCAGTTTTCGGCGCTCCTCTTCATCCCGCCCAAGACCATGGATGTGTTCGGCATCGAGCGCGACGCCCACGGCCTGGATCTCTACGTGCGCCGTGTGCTCATTCAATCCAAGAACAAAGACCTCATCCCCGAATATCTCGGGTTCGTGCGTGGCGTGGTGGACACCGAAGACTTGCCCCTCAACATCTCCCGCGAGACCTTGCAGGAGAACCGTGTCATTCGCAAAATCGCCCAGACCATCACCAAACAGGTCCTCGGGGAACTGCACAAGTTCGCCCAAGACCAGGAACGGTACGCTGCTTTTTGGAAAGAGCACAGCAAGCGCTTCAAAATGGGCTATGCAGACTTCGCCAATCAGGAGGCCTTTGCGGAGCTCCTGCGTTTCCACTCCTCGGCGGCTTCCGACCCCGATGCCCTGGTTTCTCTGGAAGAATACGTGGGCCGCATGCAGGAAGGCCAAAAGGCCATCTACTATATCTCCGGCCCATCCCGGGAAGCCATTGAAAAGAACCCCCACGTGGAGATCTTCCGCACCAAGGGGGTCGAATTGCTCTACCTCTTCGACCCTATCGACGAGTTCGTCATGGAGGCCGTGCGTCGTTACCGGGACTTCCCTCTCGAGGCCGCGGAAAACGCGGATCTCCGCAAATTGGAAAACCTCCCCGATACGACCCCCGACGACGCGGCGGCCGCCACTGCTTCGGCACAAGCGGAAGACATGGAGGCCTTGCTGACGGTCATGCGCCGTGTCCTCAAAGACCGAGTGACCGAGGTGCGCGCATCCAAGCGCCTCAGCCACAGCCCTGCCTGCTTGGTGAGTCCCGATGGATCCACCTCGCAGATGCACCGCATCATGCAGATTTTGGCCAAGGATACCTCCATTCCGCAAAAAGTCCTGGAGGTGAACCCCAAACACCCATTGGTGCACAATCTGCAGAAGATGGCCCAGCACAGCCCGGACGACCCCTTCTTGGCCATGGCGGTGGAAGGCATCTTCGAGGCGGCCCTGCTCCAGGACGGCTACCTGGCGGATCCGCACTCTTTGGTGGAGCGGACGTACCGGCTCCTGGAAGAGGCCAGCG
It encodes the following:
- a CDS encoding ABC transporter ATP-binding protein, with the translated sequence MITVHDLSLTLISGAAPVNVLQNLSFQVESGESVAVVGPSGSGKTSLLMLLSGLERPSAGSIHVAGHDLSSMGEDGLARFRQQYVGIVFQNFLLLPALSAEDNVALPLELAGVSDARKRARQALIQVGLEHRLHHLPSQLSGGEQQRVAVARAFAGGPALILADEPTGNLDAATGARVMELLFALHEEHGTTLLLVTHDPALAARCQRRMRLAGGRMEDV
- a CDS encoding peptidoglycan DD-metalloendopeptidase family protein; translated protein: MRHTIRDAVRRPPSLLVRLLTCCVVSLAITIMGGGLFVLLFHPEITFSSIQPQESITLLEHQPASQEQVFTAAASQEQPNAAAQADVPSEPALQEPELTRIVREIEQGDTPTSLLAEHLALEHIYSLCSASQKVYSLEQLRAGHPLVMLLEGEKLVGLEYEIDANERLVVNLQGDNPEIRKESIPYEVRQETIVGTIDGSLWNTMQVLGEQPELIVRLANLFSWDIDFHREIQPGDSFQLIVDKRFRDGKFAGYGDIHAASFTNAGTTYYAFHYTTSSGESGYYDAQGRSLRKDFLRAPLPFLKVSSAYSMNRLHPILGYRRPHQGVDYSAPKGTPIFAVADGTIVARGYNGSQGNFIVLRHAGEMKTVYNHMSKFNPNYQKGTHVKQGAVIGYVGSTGYATGPHLDFRMQIGNKYINPQEYYKKHKTTPSKVLAAKELARFREHITMWQAELQRRATAIAQTQTPQP
- a CDS encoding arylesterase gives rise to the protein MRLFSVFSALGVMLAATPALAGGITILAMGDSLTAGYGLPPSQSFPAVLERKLVSRGWEVRIINAGVSGDTSAGGRSRMAWALADKPQLVILALGANDALRGLPPQALRDNLEAIIQAALAADARVLLVGMYAPRNWDADYQQRFNAVYPELAQRYGLALYPFFLEGVYGHPELLLEDGIHPNAAGVERMVAGVLPLVEAELKHLLPEAGTPAGRP
- a CDS encoding RluA family pseudouridine synthase, which gives rise to MTASSTAPFWRWRPSFLDTAVPPIGPYTPPAGLDVVYEDQDMAIIHKPAGILSVPGRDPAFADSILTRVRQHHPHAQAVNRLDLPTSGLVVVALRRKAESHLKSQFRQRQVTKAYLAVAAGRVQAPHGHITLPMRCDFPRRPMQTICLQLGKPAWTEFTVLEYFRDATLLLLIPHTGRSHQLRLHLAAIDHPLLGDSFYAPPAVAKAAPRLLLHAAILGLRHPYREQWMCFTAPCPFAPQVRLPMPAPQAGPWMPQEAEMAATSANA
- a CDS encoding ABC transporter permease, producing MTPILAWCLREWRRGMRGSRWVLVSLAIGVAAMTAIGTTAASIRQALELDAREILGGDVAIELTSRTLSPQELERIAAYGTLGHTTTVRTMLHSQEKSTLVEAKAVDETYPLYGSLTIAGRGNVTGAEMSPESVMVDAEVLTRLGARVGERVRLGNSWLTVAGIIEKEPGRSLDLFTLGPRVILSRKALELTGLLVPGSLFQSTYALRLPDASRAEAVAHEIVAIGDSGWRVRPFTRASGRMETLLERLRTVSSFVALGILLVGGLGVASGVRAHMASRLLELAVWKALGASTRVLLVVHGGSVLLMGGLAIAAGVVLGACTPWLLAAWGVPVVVPGWYFSPMLLGATCGLCILAVFAALPLGRAVAVPAAVVFRQSARGVGFARKAPLWAWGTIVVGAAALAMVVLLLADRLRLGVWFVLGVGASFAVLWLAAMGVRAAARLGRSLPWPTWRLAMANMARPGASGPRLVLVLGLGLGMLGAVRLVTDSLGASLGEEIARQAPSFFVLDVPPHEEDHFRQVAHAAGAERVRLQPVVRGRITHIRGQEVETVPIAPEVQWAVRSDRMLTSALALPEGSTLVAGVWWTPNATVAEPRVSITADLAQGFGVQVGDRLRFNILGREVEASIMSVRQVDWTTLNLQFAIIFAPGVLEAAPRTLLGTIQAPPEAAETVFTAIARAFPQVAIVDVRRILAEVSTVVGRLGLAMALLGGLAVVVGLMVLMGSFAADQEARHFEAVVYKVCGATRLQTVRILAVEFVLAALVASGMAMGIATLASQAVVEGLLHLGFRWHAQQAVLIPLAGACLAVGLALRRTWNVLRLPAWRWLRND